The sequence CAGGATGGCGCCCAGTTGGATGACCATCGCGAGCAGCACGAACAGCGCGCCGATGGCGAGGACCGCGCGGCGCTCTGCTTCCGTTCCCGCCGCTTTAAATCCTTTGCGGAGCCGGGCCATCACGACCACCGCCGAGGCCACCTCGATCAGGCTGTCGAATCCGAAGCCCCAGAGCGCCACGGAATCGTCGCTCACGCCGAAGCCGATGGAGACAGCGCCTTCCATCAGGTTGTAGACCACCGTGAACCAGGCCAGGACCCAGGCTCGCCGCACCCAGCCGGCTGCCCCGGTCAAAGGAATTTCAAAGGCAGGTGTTCCGGCGCGAAACCATGGTTCACGGCCTTCTCGAAGAACAGGGAGAGGCTCCGGATCTCGGCTTCGCCCAGGCGGTAATGGATGTTTTCGGTCAGATACTCGCTCAGTTCCAGCTTGGTCCAGGGGATATGGCGGCGGGCCTCCTCCACGATGTCCGGGATATGGGCCATGCCAGTCTCCAGGCTCTTGTGGAAGAAGGCTCCGACCCCGCCGGGAAGGTCCAGCCGGGGGGCTTCATCGCGCACCGTCCACAGGGCGAAGACGAAGGGCAGGCCGGTCCACTCGAACCATTCCTCGGCCAGGTCCAGCACCATCAGGCCCTCCTTGCGGGCCCGCATGCTCTGGTCGCCGATCATCAGCGCCGCATCGTGGTCCGCCAGCATGGCCTCCATGTCAGGGGCCATGTCCGTGACCTCCGGGCTCACGCCATAGCGTTCCCGAAGGAGCAGTTGCGCCAGCACCGCCGAGGTGCGGGAGGAGGTGTCCAGCGCCAGGGACTTGATCTCCTCGGGCGGAACCTTGGAGAGCACCACGACGCTCCGCACGCGTTTGGGCGAGGCGATGCACAAGCCCGGGACGATCCGCAGCTTGGGGATGCGCAGGTATTCGATGGAGCTGATGAGCCCCGCATCCACCTCGCCATCGCGGAGCTTGTCGGCGCAGGCCGAAGGCACATGGAATTTCAGATGGAAATGCTCCCACCCCAACCCGTGTTTGAACCCGTAGTTCAAGGGGGCCGCATTCAGGTACTCGATGATGGACAAGCGGAATGGTTGCGATTCAGCCATCATTAGAGCTTAGCGGCGAAGCTTGAAGCTTGGGGGGAAGTCGAGGAGTCAAAAAGTCGAAAAGTTGAAAAGTCGATAGTCAAGAAGCGCCAGTCTGAGTGCCATCTTCTTCTGTTTCCTTGCTCCAATCGTCCTTCGAATTTCCCTCGCTCTCAGCTTCAACTTTTCAACCTTCAACTTTTTCAACTTTTCAACTCCCAAAGCCCATGTCCCACATGACCATCTGGACCCATCGCCTCGAAACACCCATCGGCACCATGGGCGCGGCCTTCGACGGAGAGGGGTATCTGACCCGTCTGGATTTCCTGATGGAGGGGCGGCCCGCCAACTGGGCGGAGCCGCAGACAAAGCGCGAAGACCAGGCTTTCGGGTTCTTGAAAGCTCAGATGGATGCCTATTTCCGGGGTTCGCTGCGGACCTTCAACGTCCCCCACAAGGCCACCGGCACCGGCTTCCAGAAGCGGGTCTGGGCCGAGTTGGAAGGCATTCCCTTCGGCCGGACCATCAGCTATCTGGAATTGGCCAATCGTTTGGGCAATCCCCAGTGCATCCGCGCGGCGGGGCGGGCCAATGGCGCCAACCCCATTTCCATCCTGATCCCATGCCACCGCGTCATCGGCAGCGATGGAAAGCTGGTGGGCTACGGCGGAGGCTTGCCGCGCAAGCAAGCCCTGCTGGAGTTGGAGGGCGCGCTGCCGAGACATGAGGCGGGGCCCTACGGTTGGGCTTAGAGCGCGTTTCCGGGTCCCGCTCAGCCCCGAACGGCCACGGACCCGACCCGAAGCGGCCCGCGCTCCAGTTCCAGCAGCTCCTCGGTCTGGGCCTGGAAGGCGTCCTTCAGATGGTCGAGGGCCTTCCGCACATCCACGCCTTTGCCGCAGGTGAAGAAATCCACGGCGGCGAAATGGTGTTCAGGCCAGGTATGGATGGCCAGGTGGCTTTCCGCGATGATCACGGCTCCGCTCACACCCTGGCCGCCGTCCTGGTCCGCGAAATGATGGAAGCTGCAGGTGACGATGGTGGCGCCGGAACTCCGGGCGGCCTCCAGCATGGAGCTTTCCACGAGCGACAAATCCGCCAGCCGGGCCGCGGTGCAGCCGCCAAGTTCCGCCAGGGTGTGCCGGCCCAATGAAGCCATCAGATAAGCTAGCAGGAGCCAGACCTCGCCGTCGTTCATAAATCATCCCCTCATTCCGAGTTAGGAACGGCATAAGCGGCCGTAACGAACCAACCAGAAAAGCACTGGTTGGTTCGAAACGGCCGCTAAACCGCACGGGGCCCGGTATGAGATACTTAAAAATATTCGGAGACTATGCATGACGGACGCAAGGACGCCCAACACCATCGATCTGCAGGGAATCATGGATCTGCTGCCGCACCGGTATCCCATGCTTCTGGTGGACCGGATCCTGGATTTCGAACCCAGCGACTGGATCCGCGGCCTGAAGAACATTTCCTTCAACGAGGAGGTCTTCCAAGGGCACTTTCCCAAGCGGCCGATCTTTCCGGGCGTCCTCATCGTGGAGGCCATGGCGCAGACCGGCGGCTGCCTGATGATGCGGGAATTCGAGGACAGGGACAAGAAAGTCATCTACTTCATGGGCATCGATGGCGTGAAATTCCGGAAGCCCGTGCTGCCAGGCGATCAGCTCGTGATGGAAGTCAAGGTGGTCAGCATGAAGGGCCGGGTCTGCAAGATGCGCGGTGAGGCTTTCGTTGAGGGCGTGAAAGTGGCCGAAGCCGAATTCATGTCCATGCTCGTGGACCTGGCGGAGGGCGGATCCAAATGAGCGCTTCGGTCCATCCTTCCGCAGTCGTGCATCCCGGCGCCCAGTTGGGCGAAGGCTCTGTCATCGGGCCATTCTGCCTGGTGGAAGGTTCCTCCATCATCGGCGCCCGCACGGTGCTGCGGAGCCACGTGGTCATCGGCCCCCACACGGAGCTGGGCGAGGACAATGTCATTTATCCCCACTCGACCCTGGGCCTCGAGCCCCAGGACCTTAAATTCAGCGGCGCGCCCACCAGGCTCGTCATCGGCCACCGCAACACATTCCGGGAAGGCGTCACGGCCCACCGCGGCACCGAGGGCGGCGGGGGCCTCACCAGCGTGGGAAGCGACAATTTCCTCATGACCGGTTCGCACATCGCCCATGATTGCCACGTGGGCGACGGCAACATCTTCGCCAACTGCGCCACTCTGGCGGGCCATGTGGTGGTGGGGGACCGCGCCAACATCGGCGCGTTCTCGGCGGTGCACCAGTTCTCCCGCGTCGGGGACCACGCGTTCATGGGGGGCTTCACCGTCGCCACCATGGATGTGCTGCCCTTCATGAAGACCGTCGGGGCCCG comes from Holophagaceae bacterium and encodes:
- a CDS encoding menaquinone biosynthesis protein → MMAESQPFRLSIIEYLNAAPLNYGFKHGLGWEHFHLKFHVPSACADKLRDGEVDAGLISSIEYLRIPKLRIVPGLCIASPKRVRSVVVLSKVPPEEIKSLALDTSSRTSAVLAQLLLRERYGVSPEVTDMAPDMEAMLADHDAALMIGDQSMRARKEGLMVLDLAEEWFEWTGLPFVFALWTVRDEAPRLDLPGGVGAFFHKSLETGMAHIPDIVEEARRHIPWTKLELSEYLTENIHYRLGEAEIRSLSLFFEKAVNHGFAPEHLPLKFL
- a CDS encoding methylated-DNA--[protein]-cysteine S-methyltransferase, translating into MSHMTIWTHRLETPIGTMGAAFDGEGYLTRLDFLMEGRPANWAEPQTKREDQAFGFLKAQMDAYFRGSLRTFNVPHKATGTGFQKRVWAELEGIPFGRTISYLELANRLGNPQCIRAAGRANGANPISILIPCHRVIGSDGKLVGYGGGLPRKQALLELEGALPRHEAGPYGWA
- the speD gene encoding adenosylmethionine decarboxylase; the encoded protein is MASLGRHTLAELGGCTAARLADLSLVESSMLEAARSSGATIVTCSFHHFADQDGGQGVSGAVIIAESHLAIHTWPEHHFAAVDFFTCGKGVDVRKALDHLKDAFQAQTEELLELERGPLRVGSVAVRG
- the fabZ gene encoding 3-hydroxyacyl-ACP dehydratase FabZ, with product MTDARTPNTIDLQGIMDLLPHRYPMLLVDRILDFEPSDWIRGLKNISFNEEVFQGHFPKRPIFPGVLIVEAMAQTGGCLMMREFEDRDKKVIYFMGIDGVKFRKPVLPGDQLVMEVKVVSMKGRVCKMRGEAFVEGVKVAEAEFMSMLVDLAEGGSK
- the lpxA gene encoding acyl-ACP--UDP-N-acetylglucosamine O-acyltransferase, giving the protein MSASVHPSAVVHPGAQLGEGSVIGPFCLVEGSSIIGARTVLRSHVVIGPHTELGEDNVIYPHSTLGLEPQDLKFSGAPTRLVIGHRNTFREGVTAHRGTEGGGGLTSVGSDNFLMTGSHIAHDCHVGDGNIFANCATLAGHVVVGDRANIGAFSAVHQFSRVGDHAFMGGFTVATMDVLPFMKTVGARDTKSYGVNTVGLRRKGFSPESIEALKKAHRILFHMDLLREDALRQVESEIGEHPEVAYLVKFIRESKRGIHRG